The nucleotide sequence ATTAAATAAACAAATTATTACGGTTAAACTATTTCAATCAACTTTGTACAATCGATTTGATCTAGTCAAAGATGGATTAGTAGACCTTGAATGTGGACCTAATACCATTAGACAAGCTTCTGACTTAGCCATAGCCTTTTCCGACCCATTTTTTATCACCGGAACCCAATTTATTATTAAAACTGACCAAGAAAATAAGTTTAATACAGATGGATCATTAGCTGACCTCACTTTAGGCGTTCTTCGCAATACAACCACCCAGGAATTTATCCGCAACCGCTATCCTCAAGCCAAAATTCAAGTATTTCAAGGCATAACTGGCCGTTTAAGAGGTATTCAAGCAGTACAGTCCGGAAAAATCGATGCTTTTGCCAGTGATGGAATTTTGTTACTGGGCGAAGCGACCCTTCAAGGCTTATCGATTCCAGAACAATATCAGTTAGTTCCTCAACGTCCTTTAGACTGTCAGTATTATGGCTTAATTTTACCGAAAAATGATCCTCGCTGGCGTGAGTTGGTTAATTCTGTCATTAGCAATGTGGAATTGAGGCAAATTTTAAGAAAATGGTTGACAGT is from Gloeothece verrucosa PCC 7822 and encodes:
- a CDS encoding amino acid ABC transporter substrate-binding protein; the encoded protein is MSLFLISLLFFNFSSFLQAQETSVLDNIQKTGLLRVAMREDAVPFGYKDLDNNLNGICLDVINLIRQQIQEELNKQIITVKLFQSTLYNRFDLVKDGLVDLECGPNTIRQASDLAIAFSDPFFITGTQFIIKTDQENKFNTDGSLADLTLGVLRNTTTQEFIRNRYPQAKIQVFQGITGRLRGIQAVQSGKIDAFASDGILLLGEATLQGLSIPEQYQLVPQRPLDCQYYGLILPKNDPRWRELVNSVISNVELRQILRKWLTVVGPYVRETLNTCYRKSNP